Proteins encoded together in one Desulfomonilaceae bacterium window:
- the kdsA gene encoding 3-deoxy-8-phosphooctulonate synthase — protein sequence MTFLSSFREEPIGGFDLSDRESLFFIVGPCVIETWEITFQVANEVARISRTHGIPMIFKSSFDKANRTSVDSFRGPGIEKGLEILSEVRSATGLPIVSDVHSPEQAEQASEVLDVLQIPAFLSRQTDLLVAAGRTKKAVNIKKGQFQAPQDMEHAVKKVMSTGNAKILLTERGTSFGYRDLVADMRSISWMKSFGFPIVFDATHSSQFPGAGSGKSGGDRTLAPSLSRAAVGAGANGVFIETHPDPDRALCDGPNSLALSDLESLVLNLVEIHKLIPRSEPGSSSFGLQNQALGPVLAPDLQDRFKLIKLIIFDVDGVLTDGKIVFAGNDLEIKSFHVRDGHGIKLAMRSGLDVALVTGRKSDVVRRRADDLGIERVFQGIWDKRPVFKQLVSELNLKSEEVAVIGDDVVDIPMMRLAGLAATTPEAPVEVRKEAHYVTSHAGGYGAARELIEMILKAQDKWRLVMARYYE from the coding sequence ATGACGTTTTTGAGTAGTTTTCGGGAAGAGCCCATAGGGGGATTTGATCTCTCTGACAGGGAATCTCTCTTTTTTATTGTCGGGCCTTGTGTGATAGAGACATGGGAGATCACGTTTCAGGTGGCTAACGAGGTTGCCCGGATAAGCCGGACACATGGGATTCCCATGATTTTTAAATCCTCTTTTGATAAAGCCAACCGCACATCCGTTGATTCATTTCGTGGTCCGGGCATTGAAAAAGGCCTTGAGATATTGTCGGAAGTTAGATCTGCCACAGGTCTGCCGATAGTTTCCGATGTCCATTCTCCCGAACAGGCCGAACAGGCGTCCGAAGTATTGGATGTTTTACAGATTCCAGCCTTCCTAAGCCGCCAGACAGATCTTCTGGTGGCGGCCGGCAGGACGAAAAAAGCCGTCAACATAAAAAAGGGACAATTTCAGGCCCCTCAGGACATGGAACATGCTGTAAAAAAAGTTATGTCGACGGGAAACGCAAAGATTCTACTTACGGAACGGGGAACAAGCTTCGGATATCGGGACCTCGTAGCCGACATGCGTTCTATAAGCTGGATGAAATCCTTCGGATTCCCTATTGTGTTCGACGCTACCCATTCTTCACAATTCCCTGGGGCAGGATCCGGAAAATCCGGAGGCGACCGAACCTTGGCGCCGTCCCTTAGTCGAGCCGCAGTCGGAGCAGGAGCCAACGGGGTTTTCATCGAAACCCATCCGGACCCGGACCGGGCCTTGTGCGATGGACCCAATTCTCTGGCTCTGAGTGATTTGGAATCACTGGTCCTTAACCTCGTGGAAATCCACAAGTTGATCCCTCGATCAGAGCCGGGTTCTTCCAGCTTCGGGTTACAGAATCAGGCTCTTGGGCCGGTCCTTGCCCCTGACTTGCAGGACCGTTTCAAATTGATAAAGTTGATAATCTTTGATGTTGACGGTGTTTTGACCGACGGAAAGATAGTATTCGCGGGTAATGATCTTGAAATAAAGTCATTTCACGTCCGGGATGGGCATGGGATAAAACTTGCGATGAGAAGCGGTCTTGATGTGGCCCTTGTGACGGGCAGAAAATCAGATGTGGTACGACGTAGAGCTGATGATTTAGGCATTGAGAGAGTTTTTCAGGGAATTTGGGACAAACGGCCGGTGTTCAAGCAACTGGTTAGTGAGTTGAACCTTAAGAGTGAAGAAGTTGCAGTTATCGGAGACGACGTCGTAGATATACCGATGATGCGTTTGGCCGGTTTGGCCGCTACTACCCCGGAGGCGCCCGTCGAGGTTAGAAAAGAAGCCCATTATGTAACATCCCATGCTGGTGGCTATGGGGCCGCCAGAGAATTGATCGAAATGATATTAAAGGCCCAGGACAAATGGCGACTGGTCATGGCAAGATATTATGAATAA
- the raiA gene encoding ribosome-associated translation inhibitor RaiA codes for MQVSVTFRHMEPSEALKSYVQDRTTKLTKYIDRPLDSQVTLSVQKFRQMADVVINVDGLRISGQETHEDMYAAIDLVMDKIERQVKKYRQKIRKHKPSQGKELRWRRDIYEPESFEDDGEPVIVKTENYFIKPMSVDEAAMQMDLSHQDFLVFNNASTQTINVVYRRKDGNYGLIVPQSA; via the coding sequence ATGCAAGTTTCCGTAACTTTTAGACATATGGAACCTTCAGAGGCCCTGAAGAGCTATGTTCAGGACAGGACTACAAAACTGACCAAGTACATAGACAGGCCTTTGGATAGTCAGGTCACTTTGTCAGTGCAAAAGTTTCGCCAAATGGCTGACGTGGTGATCAACGTAGACGGCTTGCGTATATCCGGTCAAGAGACTCATGAAGACATGTATGCGGCTATTGATCTCGTCATGGACAAGATTGAAAGACAGGTAAAAAAGTACCGGCAAAAAATTAGGAAACACAAACCATCTCAAGGCAAAGAACTCAGATGGCGCCGGGATATTTATGAGCCTGAGAGCTTTGAAGACGATGGAGAACCGGTTATCGTCAAGACTGAGAACTATTTCATAAAACCAATGTCTGTGGATGAAGCCGCCATGCAGATGGACCTTTCCCATCAGGATTTTCTTGTCTTCAATAACGCTTCTACCCAGACTATCAATGTCGTTTACAGAAGAAAAGACGGAAATTACGGTTTGATCGTTCCCCAAAGCGCCTAA
- a CDS encoding CTP synthase, with protein sequence MYKSTKFIFVTGGVLSSLGKGLSAASTGALMECRGLTVTFLKMDPYINVDPGTMNPFQHGEVFVTDDGAETDLDLGHYERFTHAILRQKNNFTTGQIYDAVIQKERRGEYLGETVQVIPHITDEIKDKIRGLGNGVDVAIVEVGGTVGDIESLPFLEAIRQLRVDLGPQNVLYVHLTLLPFVKASGEVKTKPTQHSVKALREVGIQPDILICRTEKKITRDIKEKIALFCNVRPEEVIAAEDVSCIYELPLKFNEEGLDQKVVELLNIWTRAPKLDEWRAFVEAVNSLELSITIGIVGKYVNLQESYKSLNEALFAGGVKNRTRVNLKFIDSELLSEQTIEREFADVDGILVPGGFGSRGIEGKIRAVGFARQNKIPFFGICLGMQMAVVEFSRNVCGLKEANSTEFNPETPYPVIHLMDEQRSVMDKGGTMRLGAYECVIPEGSECHRIYGATGISERHRHRYEFNPEFRSILEEKGLKAGGVSPDGKLVEMVEYGEHPWFVGCQFHPEFKSKPMDSHPLFASYIRACLDYKIASEKTQGSKAG encoded by the coding sequence ATGTATAAAAGCACCAAATTCATATTTGTTACGGGTGGAGTATTGTCGTCCCTTGGCAAGGGGCTGTCGGCGGCCAGTACAGGAGCTTTGATGGAATGTCGCGGACTGACTGTGACTTTTCTCAAAATGGATCCCTACATTAATGTAGATCCCGGGACTATGAATCCATTTCAGCACGGCGAAGTCTTCGTGACGGACGATGGAGCGGAAACGGACCTTGATCTTGGTCATTATGAAAGATTCACACACGCTATCTTGCGCCAGAAAAACAACTTTACTACCGGTCAGATTTATGACGCAGTGATCCAGAAAGAGCGACGGGGCGAATATCTTGGTGAAACCGTGCAGGTAATCCCCCACATAACTGACGAGATAAAGGACAAAATCAGAGGATTAGGAAATGGAGTAGACGTAGCGATAGTAGAAGTCGGCGGGACTGTTGGAGATATTGAAAGCCTTCCTTTCCTTGAAGCTATTCGACAATTGAGAGTAGATTTAGGCCCGCAAAACGTTCTGTACGTCCATCTGACTTTGCTCCCCTTTGTAAAAGCTTCGGGGGAAGTGAAGACAAAACCTACCCAGCACAGTGTGAAAGCCTTGAGAGAGGTCGGTATTCAACCCGACATATTAATTTGCCGAACAGAAAAGAAAATAACCAGAGATATAAAAGAAAAAATAGCCCTGTTTTGTAACGTCAGGCCTGAAGAGGTCATTGCCGCTGAAGATGTCAGTTGTATCTACGAGTTGCCGCTAAAGTTTAACGAGGAAGGACTCGACCAGAAAGTGGTGGAGCTTCTTAACATCTGGACAAGAGCCCCAAAGCTGGATGAGTGGAGAGCTTTCGTAGAAGCGGTCAATTCTTTGGAGCTTTCTATAACCATTGGAATTGTTGGGAAATACGTCAACTTGCAGGAATCTTACAAAAGTCTCAATGAGGCTCTTTTTGCCGGCGGTGTTAAAAACAGGACAAGAGTCAATCTCAAATTTATAGATTCAGAGCTTCTTTCGGAGCAAACCATTGAGCGGGAATTTGCGGATGTTGATGGAATATTGGTACCCGGTGGATTTGGATCGAGGGGAATTGAGGGGAAAATCCGGGCGGTTGGATTTGCGAGACAAAACAAAATACCTTTCTTCGGTATATGCCTGGGTATGCAGATGGCCGTTGTGGAATTTTCAAGAAATGTATGTGGCCTCAAAGAGGCCAATTCTACGGAGTTCAATCCTGAAACACCTTATCCTGTAATTCATTTAATGGATGAACAGCGTTCAGTAATGGACAAGGGTGGAACAATGCGTTTAGGAGCTTACGAATGTGTCATCCCCGAAGGCTCCGAATGTCACCGGATTTATGGAGCTACAGGGATCAGTGAGCGCCATAGGCACAGGTATGAGTTCAACCCTGAGTTCAGGTCAATCCTGGAAGAGAAGGGTCTCAAAGCCGGCGGAGTGTCTCCGGATGGAAAACTTGTGGAAATGGTGGAATACGGCGAGCACCCATGGTTTGTAGGGTGTCAGTTTCACCCGGAATTTAAATCCAAACCAATGGATTCACATCCATTGTTTGCTTCTTACATAAGAGCTTGTCTGGATTACAAAATTGCTTCGGAGAAAACACAAGGATCCAAGGCGGGTTAA
- the lptB gene encoding LPS export ABC transporter ATP-binding protein, with the protein MVTTGRELRVRGLVKEYGGRRVVDQVSIRIASGRVVGLLGPNGAGKTTTFYIITGLIKPDQGAVFLDDEDISELPVYLRARLGISYLPQETSVFRKLTVAQNVMAILETIESDKIRRQERLEELLAELDISGLRNQRAESLSGGQKRRLEITRALVTKPNFMLLDEPFAGLDPIVVLEIQKIIFKLKESGIGIVITDHNTREILGVCDTVYLLDKGHILEEGSPEMIAGSELAKAVYLGNKFSM; encoded by the coding sequence ATAGTCACGACCGGGAGAGAGCTTCGAGTTCGGGGTTTGGTAAAAGAATACGGAGGCCGTCGAGTAGTTGATCAGGTCAGCATACGGATAGCTTCTGGACGGGTAGTAGGCTTGTTAGGCCCCAATGGGGCAGGCAAGACTACGACCTTCTATATAATCACCGGATTGATCAAACCTGATCAAGGAGCGGTCTTCCTAGATGATGAGGATATTTCCGAATTGCCGGTATATCTGAGGGCGAGACTGGGAATCAGTTACCTGCCTCAGGAAACTTCTGTTTTTCGTAAACTTACTGTGGCTCAAAATGTCATGGCCATACTGGAAACCATAGAATCGGACAAGATCCGGAGACAAGAGCGATTGGAAGAACTATTGGCCGAGTTAGACATTTCGGGATTAAGAAATCAACGTGCCGAAAGTCTTTCGGGTGGTCAAAAGAGAAGGTTGGAAATTACGAGAGCTTTAGTGACCAAACCAAACTTTATGCTCTTGGACGAGCCTTTTGCAGGCCTCGATCCTATTGTCGTACTGGAGATTCAAAAAATAATTTTCAAGCTTAAAGAGAGCGGGATAGGCATAGTAATAACTGATCATAATACTAGAGAAATTCTGGGCGTTTGTGATACAGTGTATCTTTTGGATAAAGGTCATATCCTCGAAGAGGGATCCCCTGAAATGATCGCGGGCAGCGAACTGGCCAAAGCGGTTTATTTGGGTAACAAGTTTAGCATGTAG
- a CDS encoding MFS transporter, whose product MSTGRKGLGALLGASVAIFWPGAFIFGFPGVMASYWSQSFGVGKGAIGAIMFFVLAAIGIFMFFVGKWQEKLGIRKLMTVGVLLCGANVFTLLLANNIFWIYLWAFINGMASCFVYIPGLTTVQRWFPEQRGLVSGIVNLMFGLSAAIMAPLFGMIFQSFGYIGIVEILGPICLLTGLVAAQFTEAPLGPSSGNIPTAPKTTIDAHQFKPITVGQAVRIRSFRFLWLVWALQGAAGISMITLSTSLGISKGYTLESAVIILTSFNLASGLSRLISGYLSDRIGRNFTMSFFFFSSAMAYFMLNLVDSLPILCLLAIIIGFAFGTLFAVSAPLVTDCFGINNFGAIFGLIFTGYGFLAGPLGAALSGYALDYTSGNYSLVFGYLGCFCLVSSGLIWSVRPIDSK is encoded by the coding sequence ATGTCTACTGGTCGCAAGGGTCTTGGGGCTCTCTTAGGCGCTTCAGTGGCGATTTTTTGGCCGGGCGCCTTTATTTTTGGGTTCCCCGGTGTGATGGCGAGTTATTGGAGCCAGTCCTTCGGCGTGGGAAAGGGCGCAATTGGAGCGATCATGTTTTTTGTTCTCGCTGCGATCGGGATTTTCATGTTTTTTGTTGGGAAATGGCAAGAGAAACTGGGTATCAGAAAACTTATGACCGTAGGCGTCTTGTTATGTGGAGCCAATGTTTTTACGCTGCTCCTGGCCAATAACATATTCTGGATTTATCTTTGGGCTTTTATCAATGGAATGGCTTCCTGTTTCGTCTATATTCCTGGTTTGACTACGGTTCAAAGATGGTTTCCCGAACAACGCGGGTTGGTTTCCGGGATAGTTAATCTGATGTTCGGGTTATCGGCAGCCATCATGGCTCCCTTGTTTGGAATGATCTTTCAATCGTTTGGCTACATCGGCATCGTGGAAATATTGGGACCGATCTGTCTGCTGACAGGGTTGGTAGCCGCTCAATTCACGGAAGCTCCACTTGGACCGTCATCCGGAAACATTCCAACAGCGCCTAAGACGACTATCGACGCCCATCAATTCAAACCAATTACAGTGGGTCAAGCAGTCCGGATTCGTAGTTTCCGGTTTCTCTGGTTGGTATGGGCCCTTCAGGGGGCTGCGGGGATATCTATGATCACGTTGTCTACAAGCCTCGGGATATCAAAAGGCTATACGCTGGAATCGGCAGTGATCATCCTTACCTCGTTCAATCTGGCTAGCGGATTAAGCCGCCTGATCAGTGGTTACCTGTCTGACAGGATAGGAAGAAATTTTACAATGAGCTTCTTTTTCTTCTCATCCGCAATGGCCTATTTCATGCTCAATCTGGTTGACTCATTGCCAATACTTTGCCTTTTGGCCATCATCATAGGCTTCGCTTTCGGGACTCTTTTCGCAGTTTCGGCTCCACTGGTTACCGACTGTTTTGGAATAAACAACTTTGGCGCCATTTTTGGGCTCATTTTCACGGGATACGGATTTTTGGCCGGTCCGCTTGGCGCTGCGCTGAGCGGCTATGCGCTTGATTACACGTCCGGGAATTATTCCCTGGTTTTTGGTTACCTGGGGTGCTTTTGTCTTGTTTCTTCAGGATTGATCTGGTCAGTCAGACCCATTGACTCTAAATAG
- a CDS encoding class I SAM-dependent methyltransferase, which produces MDYAEYVKKFSFRFIKPEMRLPFSNSYFEGRLSDILTRGGMGFPEKFGAMFDLLNTEYPEDNMETRTKMKQLGSVPRMSTTALGAIINKGVAEMKPDEAFVNIGVWFGFTFFSGLLGNGSKRCVGIDNFSQFGGPKQRFMEKFEAFGTGNHHFYDVDYAEYIQQIHSGPIGYYIYDGPHDYENQLKGLRLAEPFFSPKCVIMVDDTNWREPREATYDFISSSKIKYEVLLDAVTVQNCHPTYWNGVILFRVNGSD; this is translated from the coding sequence ATGGATTACGCTGAATATGTTAAGAAGTTCTCATTTCGATTCATAAAACCAGAAATGAGGTTGCCTTTTTCGAACTCTTATTTTGAAGGCCGTTTATCTGACATATTGACCCGAGGAGGCATGGGGTTTCCTGAGAAATTTGGGGCCATGTTTGACTTGCTCAACACAGAGTACCCTGAAGACAACATGGAAACGAGGACGAAAATGAAACAGTTGGGCTCTGTACCTCGCATGTCTACTACAGCGCTTGGGGCAATTATCAATAAAGGTGTAGCGGAGATGAAGCCGGACGAAGCGTTCGTAAACATCGGTGTCTGGTTTGGTTTTACTTTTTTTTCAGGTCTTCTGGGAAATGGATCGAAACGTTGTGTGGGGATTGATAACTTTTCCCAATTTGGTGGCCCCAAACAGCGGTTCATGGAAAAATTCGAAGCGTTTGGAACTGGAAATCATCATTTCTACGATGTTGATTATGCTGAGTATATTCAACAAATCCATTCAGGTCCTATTGGCTATTACATCTATGACGGGCCTCATGATTATGAAAATCAGTTGAAGGGGCTCCGCCTTGCTGAACCTTTTTTCTCGCCGAAATGTGTCATCATGGTTGATGACACTAACTGGCGTGAACCCCGAGAGGCCACATACGATTTCATATCATCAAGCAAGATAAAATATGAAGTGTTGCTCGATGCTGTAACTGTCCAGAACTGCCATCCAACTTACTGGAATGGCGTCATACTATTTAGAGTCAATGGGTCTGACTGA
- a CDS encoding LptA/OstA family protein: protein MFRISVVALIFCFLLPTPNLGVCQDNYAALGAASDQPINITSKRFSAKNIPGGKEVTFEGSVKVQQSDLTLTCDRLVILYDEKIAGSSHNGTQKKQLTKELHTSSGIKSITASGNVKITQNDRMAVAGKAVFDNIKRTITLTEGPPRLWQGPDVLAAQTIIIYLDENRSELLGGDDSLITAIINPPKAKKDKEK from the coding sequence ATGTTCCGAATTTCAGTTGTAGCGTTAATTTTTTGTTTTCTCCTTCCAACGCCGAATCTCGGCGTTTGCCAGGATAATTACGCCGCTCTGGGGGCAGCTTCCGACCAGCCCATAAACATTACTTCGAAACGCTTTTCAGCCAAGAACATTCCAGGCGGTAAAGAAGTCACATTTGAGGGGTCGGTAAAAGTCCAGCAGAGTGATTTGACGCTAACCTGTGACAGACTTGTCATCTTGTATGATGAAAAGATAGCTGGTTCCAGCCATAATGGGACCCAGAAAAAACAGTTAACCAAAGAACTACATACATCAAGCGGCATAAAATCAATTACTGCGTCAGGTAACGTAAAGATAACCCAAAATGATCGGATGGCGGTTGCAGGCAAGGCTGTTTTTGACAATATCAAGCGTACCATTACCCTTACGGAAGGGCCTCCCCGACTCTGGCAGGGCCCTGATGTCCTGGCTGCTCAAACCATCATAATTTATCTTGACGAAAATCGTTCTGAATTGCTTGGTGGAGATGACTCCCTAATTACAGCCATCATTAATCCTCCAAAAGCCAAGAAAGACAAGGAGAAATAG
- a CDS encoding PTS sugar transporter subunit IIA, translating to MRILDFLRNDCVIGSMTATSKDDALAELLEPILVVNPSLDKKLVFQTILDREKLGSTGLGNGVAIPHGKFEGLNKLAASFGRSPKGIDFASMDNKPAYLFFMLIAPLNCAGDHLKALARISRLFKDPILTNHLRQAETSDEIFKLLEESDLKFP from the coding sequence ATGAGGATTTTGGATTTCCTCCGGAATGATTGTGTAATTGGATCTATGACCGCAACTTCAAAAGACGATGCGCTGGCCGAATTGTTGGAACCAATACTGGTCGTCAATCCCAGCCTCGACAAAAAACTTGTGTTTCAGACGATTTTAGATAGAGAAAAACTTGGGAGCACTGGATTAGGAAATGGTGTCGCCATCCCTCATGGAAAATTTGAGGGGTTGAACAAGTTGGCGGCTAGTTTCGGACGAAGTCCAAAAGGCATTGATTTCGCCTCCATGGACAACAAACCGGCCTATCTTTTTTTCATGCTGATAGCTCCACTGAATTGCGCAGGAGATCATTTGAAAGCTTTGGCCAGAATTTCCAGACTCTTCAAAGACCCTATCCTGACCAACCACTTGAGACAGGCCGAGACCTCCGATGAAATTTTCAAGCTTCTCGAAGAAAGCGACCTGAAATTTCCGTAA
- the thiC gene encoding phosphomethylpyrimidine synthase ThiC: MNKLIEQIALDEGVSPDRLKRHLDNGKVVIFKAAGSGRAVAVGEDLKVKVNANIGTSPDLVDEDLELQKLEAAVRAGADAVMDLSTGGDLRSIRKKIVNESSIPVGSVPIYEAIVKSVRTLGASEKMTGDEMLEAIRLHGEDGISFVTVHCGVTRSALDHLAKKPRVCGIVSRGGSFLARWMRANKKENPLYERYDEVLDICKRYNMALSLGDGLRPGAIADSMDAAQVEELITLGDLNRRARQQGVQAIIEGPGHVPLNQIAAQMMMQKQLCDSAPFYVLGPLVTDVAPGMDHVTSAIGGAIAAANGADFLCYVTPSEHLGLPNVEDVRIGVLSAKIAGHAADIARGRQDAWDWDYKMSRARKDRDWPEQIRLAMSPELARSIRARTCSEDHETCTMCGELCAYKADS, encoded by the coding sequence TTGAATAAATTGATCGAACAGATCGCTCTGGATGAGGGTGTTTCCCCTGACAGGCTCAAGCGTCATTTGGATAACGGCAAGGTAGTCATATTCAAGGCGGCTGGTTCCGGTAGAGCAGTCGCTGTGGGAGAAGATTTAAAGGTAAAGGTCAACGCTAATATAGGAACATCTCCTGATTTGGTGGATGAAGATCTTGAATTACAGAAGCTTGAAGCTGCGGTGAGAGCCGGCGCAGACGCTGTAATGGATTTGTCCACCGGAGGCGATCTAAGGTCAATACGCAAGAAAATAGTTAATGAATCAAGTATTCCTGTTGGATCAGTTCCAATTTATGAAGCAATAGTAAAATCTGTTAGAACTCTCGGCGCCTCGGAAAAAATGACCGGCGACGAGATGTTGGAAGCTATCAGGTTGCATGGCGAAGACGGCATAAGTTTTGTTACAGTCCACTGCGGAGTAACCAGAAGCGCCCTGGATCATTTGGCAAAGAAGCCTAGAGTTTGCGGCATTGTGAGTCGAGGAGGAAGTTTTCTTGCAAGATGGATGAGGGCCAACAAGAAAGAAAACCCTCTGTATGAGCGCTATGATGAGGTATTAGATATATGTAAGCGTTACAACATGGCGCTGAGCCTGGGGGATGGATTGAGACCGGGCGCGATAGCTGACTCGATGGACGCTGCGCAGGTCGAAGAACTCATTACCTTGGGAGACTTGAACAGGAGAGCCAGACAGCAAGGGGTTCAGGCTATAATAGAGGGGCCTGGTCATGTGCCCTTGAACCAGATTGCGGCGCAGATGATGATGCAGAAGCAACTTTGTGATAGCGCGCCATTTTACGTGCTTGGGCCACTTGTAACAGACGTAGCCCCAGGAATGGATCACGTGACATCGGCGATCGGAGGCGCTATAGCAGCGGCTAATGGCGCTGATTTTCTATGTTATGTAACACCTTCGGAACATTTGGGGCTTCCGAATGTTGAAGATGTGCGCATTGGAGTACTCTCGGCGAAAATAGCCGGTCACGCTGCGGACATCGCTCGTGGCAGGCAGGACGCCTGGGATTGGGACTATAAAATGAGCCGGGCCAGAAAAGACAGGGATTGGCCTGAACAAATCAGATTGGCTATGTCTCCTGAGCTTGCCAGGAGTATTAGAGCGCGGACTTGCTCAGAGGACCATGAGACATGCACTATGTGTGGCGAATTGTGCGCTTACAAAGCTGATTCATGA
- the lptC gene encoding LPS export ABC transporter periplasmic protein LptC — protein sequence MDHKHIERHYRLKNLKRASQIFVLGAVLLLVSGLAASRLVRDKSEDFKPSAVTNEGSRVENFTYSAPGYHRWDLKASDAQITDNLDSVKLTSPRVVYYGGSGGTIYLAAQSGHLDKKTGFVSAKGAVKINYKDYEFTSSNVNYSEGSLQAATSAPVSLNGDNLKLTGKGLKLSVEKEEIQIEQEIKASLFNVKLIDPGRKLPM from the coding sequence ATGGACCACAAACATATAGAACGTCACTACAGACTGAAAAATTTAAAACGAGCTTCCCAGATATTTGTGCTGGGCGCGGTATTGCTCCTTGTATCTGGACTTGCGGCGTCTCGGCTGGTTCGAGACAAAAGCGAGGACTTTAAACCCTCAGCCGTAACCAATGAAGGAAGCAGGGTTGAAAATTTTACCTATTCAGCTCCGGGATATCATCGATGGGACCTCAAAGCGTCAGACGCGCAGATCACGGACAATCTTGACAGTGTTAAGTTGACATCTCCGCGAGTTGTTTATTATGGCGGTTCTGGTGGAACCATATACTTGGCGGCGCAATCAGGCCATCTGGATAAAAAAACAGGCTTCGTCTCCGCCAAAGGCGCAGTAAAGATTAACTACAAGGATTATGAATTTACGTCCAGTAATGTTAATTATTCGGAAGGTTCACTGCAGGCAGCGACGTCGGCTCCTGTGTCTCTCAACGGGGACAATCTCAAGCTCACGGGCAAAGGCTTGAAGCTGTCGGTTGAAAAGGAAGAAATACAGATAGAACAAGAGATAAAAGCCAGTCTGTTTAATGTGAAGTTGATAGATCCCGGACGAAAGCTTCCCATGTGA
- the rpoN gene encoding RNA polymerase factor sigma-54 yields MVLQIRQQLRQIQQLVMTPQLQQAIKLLQYNHLEMLNAVEQELKENPALESASFDEPFTDQDTPGRDDLKSLEDSTTESANPAADSLAADWDNYLENYGGDYSSPNKDYSDRPSFENLISYKSNLFRYLLEQLRLSRIEDEDRRIALEIIGNLNDDGYLDISVEDLAINLNTSVDRIEGILTKVQEFEPVGVAARDLRECLLIQAKLQEPPNQLVIRILNEAFDILQSGKIENLVKRMKVSIDEVHSAVHLISSFDPKPGRIFGGSETIYVAPDIFVFKVGNDYSIVLNDDGLPRLRINSLFQKELHGGSSPSATKDYLQEKMRSAVWLIKSIHQRQRTIYKTTQSILKFQREFFDKGIDYLRPLVLKDVADDIEMHESTVSRVTSNKYIHTPRGIFELKYFFNSGIRHGADEIASESVKNHILHIVRAENPKKPVSDKQIVEELAKSDITIARRTVAKYREMLGIAPSSKRKKKF; encoded by the coding sequence ATGGTCCTGCAAATCAGACAACAACTGCGTCAAATCCAGCAACTGGTAATGACGCCACAGTTACAACAGGCGATCAAACTCCTTCAGTACAACCATTTGGAAATGCTTAACGCTGTGGAGCAAGAGCTAAAGGAGAATCCCGCCTTAGAATCAGCCAGTTTTGACGAACCGTTCACAGATCAGGATACCCCGGGAAGAGACGACCTAAAATCTTTGGAGGACTCGACCACCGAGTCTGCAAATCCTGCGGCTGACTCCTTAGCGGCTGATTGGGACAATTATCTGGAAAACTATGGAGGGGACTACTCTTCACCCAACAAGGACTACTCTGATCGCCCTTCCTTTGAAAACCTCATTTCATATAAAAGCAACCTTTTTAGATATTTACTTGAACAGCTAAGGTTGAGTCGAATCGAAGACGAAGACCGGCGTATAGCGCTTGAAATCATTGGAAATCTCAATGACGACGGTTATCTCGATATATCTGTTGAAGACCTGGCGATAAATCTGAACACTTCAGTAGATAGAATTGAGGGGATTTTAACAAAAGTTCAGGAATTTGAGCCAGTCGGCGTCGCAGCGCGTGATCTGAGGGAATGTTTGCTCATTCAGGCGAAGTTACAGGAACCCCCTAATCAACTGGTAATTAGAATTCTGAACGAAGCTTTCGACATCCTTCAATCCGGTAAAATTGAAAATCTGGTCAAACGGATGAAAGTATCGATCGATGAGGTTCATTCCGCTGTCCATTTAATTTCAAGTTTTGACCCAAAACCTGGACGCATTTTTGGGGGTTCTGAAACCATCTATGTAGCGCCGGACATTTTTGTTTTCAAGGTTGGCAATGATTATTCTATTGTCCTAAATGATGATGGGCTACCTCGACTTAGAATTAACTCTCTTTTTCAGAAAGAACTTCATGGTGGTTCTTCTCCTTCAGCCACCAAGGATTATCTTCAGGAGAAGATGCGTAGCGCAGTGTGGTTAATCAAGAGTATTCATCAGCGTCAAAGGACCATTTATAAAACGACTCAGTCCATACTAAAATTTCAGAGGGAATTTTTCGATAAAGGCATTGATTATTTGAGACCACTAGTTCTTAAAGACGTGGCGGATGATATTGAAATGCATGAATCCACCGTGAGCAGGGTAACATCGAACAAATATATACATACCCCAAGAGGCATCTTTGAACTAAAATACTTTTTCAATTCCGGAATAAGGCATGGGGCTGATGAAATAGCCTCCGAGTCTGTGAAAAACCACATTCTGCATATTGTGAGAGCGGAAAATCCGAAAAAACCAGTTAGCGACAAGCAGATTGTCGAGGAGTTGGCCAAATCGGATATAACCATAGCCCGACGAACAGTGGCAAAATATAGAGAGATGCTTGGCATCGCTCCGTCGAGCAAAAGAAAGAAGAAGTTTTGA